In the genome of Poecilia reticulata strain Guanapo linkage group LG16, Guppy_female_1.0+MT, whole genome shotgun sequence, one region contains:
- the lenep gene encoding lens epithelial cell protein LEP503 produces MHPQRPLPQAMPAPSLGQHLRDMTMGLGRGKNFLGGNFSYGFIQSVKECLYFLLCCWCIKEILD; encoded by the coding sequence ATGCACCCTCAGCGTCCTCTTCCCCAGGCCATGCCTGCGCCCTCTTTGGGGCAGCACCTGCGGGACATGACCATGGGTCTCGGACGGGGCAAGAATTTCCTGGGAGGGAATTTTTCCTATGGTTTCATCCAGTCGGTTAAGGAGTGTCTTtatttcctcctctgctgctggtGTATAAAGGAGATTCTTGACTGA